One Leopardus geoffroyi isolate Oge1 chromosome C1, O.geoffroyi_Oge1_pat1.0, whole genome shotgun sequence DNA segment encodes these proteins:
- the PEX10 gene encoding peroxisome biogenesis factor 10 codes for MVPAAAGPPEVVRAAQKDDYYRGGLRSAAGGALHSLAGAKRWLQCRREIELLSDIAYFGLTTLAGYQTLGEEYVGIIQVDPSQSRVPSRLRRGVLVALHTVLPYLLDRASTHLEHELQADAAGARPSQGSPAAADRRGRPGARLWVQRHVAALTEQQKRVLLRAVLVLRQGLACLQRLHVAWFYIHGAFHHLAKRLTGITYLRVRSPPAEDTKARESYRLLGFISLLHLALSVGLQLYGFRQRQRARREWKLHRGLSHRRSHVEEKAISRNSLCTLCLEERRHSTATPCGHLFCWECITQWCDTKTECPLCREKFPPQKLVYLRHYR; via the exons ATGGTCCCTGCGGCCGCCGGCCCTCCGGAGGTGGTTCGCGCGGCGCAAAAGGACGACTACTATCGCGGCGGGCTGCGGAGCGCGGCGGGCGGCGCCCTGCACAGCTTGGCGG GTGCGAAGAGGTGGCTGCAGTGCAGGAGAGAGATCGAGCTGCTGTCGGACATAGCCTACTTCGGCCTCACCACGCTTGCAG GCTACCAGACCCTCGGGGAGGAGTATGTTGGCATCATCCAGGTGGACCCGTCCCAGAGCCGAGTGCCCTCGAGGTTGCGCCGTGGCGTGCTGGTCGCGCTGCACACCGTCCTGCCCTACCTGCTGGACCGGGCCTCCACGCACCTGGAGCACGAGCTGCAGGCGGACGCCGCCGGCGCCAGGCCCTCGCAGGGCAGCCCGGCGGCCGCCGACAGGCGCGGCCGGCCGGGAGCGAGGCTCTGGGTGCAGCGGCACGTGGCCGCGCTGACCGAGCAGCAGAAGAGGGTGCTCCTGCGGGCCGTGCTGGTGCTCAGGCAGGGCCTCGCCTGCCTCCAGCGGCTCCATGTTGCCTGGTTCTATATCCACGGTGCCTTCCACCACCTGGCCAAGAGGCTCACGGGAATCACTTAC CTTCGCGTGCGCTCCCCACCTGCAGAGGACACAAAGGCTCGTGAAAGCTACAGGCTGCTGGGGTTCATCTCCCTGCTGCACCTGGCCTTGTCCGTGGGCCTGCAGCTCTACGGCTTTCGGCAGAGGCAGCGCGCGCGGCGGGAGTGGAAGCTACATCGCGGCCTGTCTCATCGCAG GAGCCACGTGGAAGAGAAAGCCATTTCCAGAAACTCCCTGTGTACTCTGTGCCTGGAGGAGCGCCGACACTCAACAGCCACACCCTGCGGCCACCTGTTCTGCTGGGAGTGCATCACCCAGTGGTGTGACAC